The proteins below come from a single Cylindrospermopsis raciborskii Cr2010 genomic window:
- a CDS encoding serine/threonine-protein kinase, giving the protein MPSPINLGTILQNRYHIIRLLGQGGFGRTYLAEDQGRFNELCAIKELVILEPDSYEGKKAQELFDREASILYQIDHPQIPKFREKFAQDQRLFLVQDFVGGKTYHTILNERRTQGQSFTQAEVLYLLQSLLPILEYIHKAKIIHRDISPDNLILRSTDQKPVLIDFGVVKEVATRLSNSSTHQATTVGKLGYSPIEQVQTGKAYPNSDLYALAVTAIVLLTGKEPADLFDETTFVWKWQHWVQVSPKFAQVLNRMLSRMPGDRYQTAKEVLLDLTNLEVSSPLNPGDPNLSYLPTLAISHPSPTPTNSPEPVISPHTNSSILDNTLAMVAIGGFVVILAGFSSWSLVNYLRGQRLSPPTTPQNFDSPVIPRSTPNSTFTPTPSKTEPRNLAWDSSNNANEEGIIKFGEVIEYSFRGSPGQKLTIAVNEESGVLLTILTADGQPLSTDAQQVTSYERVLTSRGRLTIQLTLSTTVSESNYSLSVALENPIKRAPIPPRNTIPPRTTIPTPLETIIPTPTPIPTETPVPTLTPAPLEDPIPTPTTTPIPTPIPTPIPTEEPTIVPTISEDGV; this is encoded by the coding sequence ATGCCATCACCCATTAACCTTGGAACTATTCTCCAAAATCGCTACCATATTATTCGTCTTTTGGGACAGGGGGGATTTGGTAGAACCTATCTAGCAGAAGACCAAGGACGTTTTAACGAACTTTGCGCTATCAAGGAATTGGTTATTTTAGAACCAGATTCATACGAGGGTAAAAAAGCTCAAGAATTGTTTGATCGGGAAGCATCCATACTATATCAAATTGATCACCCCCAAATTCCTAAGTTTCGAGAAAAATTTGCCCAAGACCAACGGTTGTTCCTAGTACAGGATTTCGTGGGAGGGAAAACCTACCATACTATCTTAAATGAACGTCGTACTCAAGGTCAAAGTTTTACTCAAGCAGAAGTGCTATATTTATTACAATCCTTATTACCGATTTTAGAGTATATTCACAAAGCTAAGATCATTCACCGGGATATTTCCCCCGATAATTTAATCTTGCGCAGCACAGACCAAAAACCTGTGTTAATTGATTTTGGTGTTGTTAAAGAAGTAGCAACTAGATTGTCAAATTCTTCAACTCATCAGGCTACTACAGTAGGTAAACTAGGATATTCCCCCATAGAACAAGTCCAAACCGGAAAGGCTTATCCTAATAGTGATTTGTATGCACTGGCTGTTACAGCTATAGTTCTCCTCACCGGAAAAGAACCAGCAGATCTATTTGATGAAACTACTTTTGTTTGGAAATGGCAGCACTGGGTACAAGTTAGTCCCAAGTTCGCTCAGGTGTTAAATCGCATGTTAAGTCGTATGCCAGGCGATCGCTATCAAACTGCTAAGGAAGTTCTTCTTGATTTAACTAATTTAGAAGTCTCAAGTCCGTTAAACCCTGGGGATCCTAATCTATCCTATTTACCTACTCTTGCTATTAGTCATCCATCTCCCACCCCAACTAACTCACCTGAACCAGTAATATCACCTCATACTAATAGTTCTATTTTAGACAATACTTTGGCCATGGTCGCCATTGGTGGTTTTGTAGTTATTTTGGCGGGATTTAGTTCTTGGTCCCTAGTTAATTACCTTCGTGGTCAAAGGTTATCTCCCCCCACCACACCCCAGAATTTTGATTCTCCTGTAATTCCCAGATCTACCCCCAATTCCACATTTACACCCACACCTAGCAAAACGGAACCACGGAATTTAGCATGGGATTCATCTAATAATGCTAATGAAGAAGGAATAATCAAATTTGGGGAAGTAATTGAATACAGTTTTAGAGGTAGTCCAGGACAAAAGCTCACCATAGCAGTTAATGAGGAAAGTGGCGTTTTATTAACTATTCTTACTGCTGACGGTCAACCCCTCAGCACCGATGCTCAACAAGTGACCAGCTATGAAAGAGTCTTGACAAGTAGGGGTAGGTTAACCATCCAACTTACTTTGTCTACAACAGTTTCTGAAAGTAACTATAGTCTATCTGTCGCTTTAGAAAATCCCATTAAACGAGCTCCTATTCCCCCTAGAAATACCATTCCTCCCAGAACTACCATTCCCACCCCCCTGGAAACTATTATTCCTACCCCTACCCCTATTCCTACGGAAACTCCCGTTCCTACCCTAACCCCCGCTCCCTTAGAAGATCCTATTCCCACCCCCACAACCACACCTATTCCTACACCCATTCCCACACCTATTCCCACAGAAGAACCAACAATTGTGCCAACTATTAGTGAGGATGGGGTTTAA
- the nadA gene encoding quinolinate synthase NadA, with the protein MFTTTLTRTQSKPPLDLFTAINNLKTELNAVILAHYYQEPDIQDIADFIGDSLQLAKAAAKTSADVIVFAGVHFMAETAKILNPDKLVLLPDLNAGCSLADSCPPEKFAAFKAAHPDHIVISYINCSAEIKAMSDIICTSSNAVKIVQQIPKDQGIIFAPDRNLGKYVSQQTGRDMLLWQGSCIVHETFSEKKIVELKIAHPHAQAIAHPECESSVLRHADYIGSTAALLNYCQKSPAVEFIVATEPGIIHQMQKLAPGKHFIPAPAENNCNCNECPFMRLNTLEKLYLAMNNRTPEITMSEKIRVQALKPIQRMLEMSN; encoded by the coding sequence GTGTTTACAACCACACTAACTCGAACCCAGAGCAAACCACCCCTGGACTTATTTACTGCCATTAATAATTTAAAAACCGAATTAAATGCAGTAATACTAGCTCACTATTATCAAGAACCAGATATACAGGATATAGCAGATTTTATTGGAGATTCTCTGCAACTAGCAAAAGCAGCAGCAAAAACCAGCGCGGATGTGATTGTATTTGCTGGTGTTCATTTTATGGCGGAAACGGCAAAAATCCTTAATCCTGATAAATTAGTGTTGTTACCAGACTTAAACGCTGGTTGTTCCCTCGCTGACAGTTGTCCTCCGGAAAAGTTTGCAGCATTTAAAGCCGCTCATCCAGATCATATAGTTATCTCCTATATTAACTGCTCCGCTGAAATAAAAGCTATGAGCGATATTATCTGTACCAGTTCCAACGCGGTCAAAATTGTTCAGCAAATACCTAAAGACCAAGGGATAATTTTTGCTCCTGATCGCAATCTGGGAAAATACGTAAGCCAACAAACAGGAAGGGATATGCTTTTATGGCAGGGTAGCTGTATTGTACATGAAACCTTCTCTGAAAAGAAAATAGTTGAGTTAAAAATTGCACATCCTCACGCCCAGGCGATCGCCCATCCAGAATGTGAGAGCAGTGTTTTGCGTCATGCTGATTATATTGGCTCTACTGCTGCGCTCCTCAATTATTGTCAAAAAAGCCCTGCTGTGGAGTTTATAGTTGCTACGGAGCCAGGAATTATCCATCAGATGCAAAAATTAGCACCGGGCAAACACTTTATCCCTGCTCCTGCTGAGAATAACTGTAATTGCAATGAGTGCCCATTTATGAGATTAAACACCTTAGAGAAGCTATATTTAGCCATGAACAACCGGACTCCAGAAATTACCATGTCAGAGAAGATTCGTGTTCAAGCATTAAAACCCATACAAAGGATGTTGGAAATGAGTAATTAA
- the moaA gene encoding GTP 3',8-cyclase MoaA, which produces MNQINYLRISLIDRCNFRCVYCMPDDTELNYILKKQLLTNDELLTLIKDVFIPVGFNRFRLTGGEPLLRPGVVDLVNKIAHFPQTQDLSMTTNGFLLAPLAQDLYNAGLTRINISLDSLNPHTFNLIIGHHSSHGWEQVWCGIQSADKVGFNPLKLNVVVIPGVNDHEILNLAALTLDKNWHVRFIEFMPIGNNTLFSDRGWVSSAQLRDQIRQRWGLTESQVCGNGPADVFQIPGAKGTLGFISQMSECFCDRCNRVRLSADGWLRPCLLNESGQIDLKTALRSSQTMEQLQQQVRELLNLKSEINFKERNPGTLGTYSRTMSQIGG; this is translated from the coding sequence ATGAACCAGATTAACTATTTACGTATTAGTTTAATAGACCGCTGTAATTTTCGTTGTGTCTACTGTATGCCAGATGATACGGAACTAAACTACATTCTCAAAAAACAACTGTTAACCAATGATGAACTATTAACCCTAATTAAAGATGTATTTATTCCTGTGGGATTCAACCGGTTTCGTTTAACCGGCGGTGAACCCTTACTCCGTCCCGGGGTAGTGGACTTGGTAAATAAAATTGCCCATTTCCCCCAAACCCAAGATTTATCCATGACCACCAATGGTTTTTTATTAGCGCCCCTAGCACAGGATCTCTATAATGCAGGACTAACCAGAATTAACATTAGTCTAGACTCCCTTAACCCCCATACCTTTAATTTAATTATTGGCCATCATAGTTCTCACGGTTGGGAACAAGTTTGGTGTGGGATTCAATCCGCTGACAAGGTCGGATTTAACCCCTTAAAGTTAAATGTAGTGGTCATTCCAGGTGTCAACGACCATGAAATTCTCAACCTAGCTGCTCTAACCCTAGACAAAAACTGGCATGTTAGATTCATTGAGTTTATGCCCATTGGTAACAACACTCTATTTAGCGATCGCGGTTGGGTATCCTCCGCACAATTACGAGATCAGATTCGTCAGCGTTGGGGTTTGACAGAATCACAGGTTTGTGGTAATGGACCTGCAGATGTATTTCAAATTCCCGGAGCCAAGGGAACCCTAGGTTTTATCAGTCAGATGTCTGAATGTTTTTGCGATCGCTGTAACCGGGTGCGTCTTTCCGCTGATGGTTGGTTGCGTCCTTGTTTATTGAATGAATCTGGACAAATAGACCTAAAAACAGCCCTGCGATCAAGTCAGACCATGGAGCAATTACAGCAACAAGTAAGGGAGTTATTAAACCTGAAATCAGAAATTAACTTTAAAGAGAGGAACCCAGGTACACTTGGCACTTACAGTCGTACCATGTCCCAAATCGGTGGATAA
- the hetR gene encoding heterocyst differentiation master regulator HetR — translation MNNDIDLIKRLGPSAMDQIMLYLAFSAMRTSGHRHGAFLDAAATAAKCAIYMTYLEQGQNLRMTGHLHHLEPKRVKIIVEEIREALTEGKLLKMLGSQEPRYLIQLPHVWMEKYSWQPGKSRIPGSSLTTEEKKQIERKLPANLPDAQLVTSFEFLELIEFLHKRSQEELPQQHQMPLSEALAEHIKRRLIYSGTVTRIDSPWGMPFYVLTRHFYAPADDQERTYTMIEDTARYFRMMKDWAERKSHAMRAVEELDIAPEKIQAAMDELDEIIRVWADRYHQEGGKPVVLQMAFGQQDD, via the coding sequence ATGAATAACGACATAGATCTGATCAAACGTCTTGGTCCAAGTGCAATGGATCAGATCATGCTTTATCTGGCTTTCAGTGCCATGCGCACGAGTGGACATAGGCATGGAGCGTTTTTGGATGCAGCAGCAACGGCGGCAAAGTGTGCAATTTACATGACCTATTTAGAGCAGGGGCAAAACCTGCGCATGACTGGTCACCTGCACCATTTGGAGCCTAAACGAGTCAAAATCATTGTGGAAGAGATCAGGGAGGCCCTGACAGAAGGTAAGTTGCTGAAAATGCTAGGTTCTCAAGAACCTCGTTATTTGATTCAATTACCCCATGTGTGGATGGAAAAATACTCCTGGCAACCCGGAAAATCCCGCATTCCCGGTTCAAGTCTCACAACTGAAGAGAAAAAACAGATTGAGCGCAAATTACCCGCAAATCTGCCTGATGCTCAGTTGGTAACTTCCTTTGAATTTTTAGAGCTAATTGAATTCCTCCACAAACGCTCTCAAGAAGAGTTGCCACAGCAGCATCAAATGCCTTTGAGCGAAGCACTGGCAGAACACATCAAGCGCCGACTAATCTACTCGGGTACGGTTACCCGGATTGACTCTCCCTGGGGAATGCCATTTTATGTTCTGACTCGTCACTTTTATGCTCCAGCAGATGACCAGGAGCGTACTTATACGATGATTGAAGATACTGCGCGCTATTTCCGCATGATGAAGGACTGGGCAGAAAGAAAAAGTCATGCTATGCGTGCTGTAGAAGAGTTAGACATAGCCCCAGAAAAAATTCAAGCTGCCATGGACGAGTTGGACGAAATTATCCGGGTGTGGGCAGATAGATACCATCAGGAGGGTGGTAAACCCGTAGTTTTACAAATGGCTTTTGGTCAACAGGATGATTAG
- a CDS encoding M20 family metallopeptidase, whose amino-acid sequence MISTLPNSGTQNLPKVRLQIRALLPQLIEWRRKIHQKPELGFQEKLTAQFISHQLQSWGIEHQTGIAQTGIVATITGAKSATGKVLAIRADMDALPVQEENKVSYCSQRDGIMHACGHDGHTAIALGTAYYLQKHRQDFSGQVKIIFQPAEEGPGGAKPMIDAGVLKNPDVDAIIGLHLWNDLLVGTVGVRPGPFMAAVDFFNCTILGRGGHGALPHQTIDSVVVVAQIVSALQTIVARNVNPLDSAVVTIGELHAGTRMNVIADTARMSGSVRYFNGQLAEFFKQRITEIIRGICESHGANYELEYTHLYPPVINDGGMAQLVRKVAEQVVETPGNIIPECQIMGSEDMSFFLQEVPGCYFFLGSANPEKQLNYPHHHPRFDFDEIALAMGVEIFVRCVENFLIPQN is encoded by the coding sequence ATGATTTCTACTCTCCCTAATTCTGGTACTCAAAATCTACCTAAGGTACGCTTACAAATCCGTGCACTGTTACCACAACTGATAGAATGGAGACGTAAAATACATCAAAAACCAGAATTAGGGTTTCAAGAAAAACTAACCGCTCAGTTTATTTCTCATCAGTTACAATCCTGGGGAATAGAGCATCAAACCGGTATTGCCCAAACTGGTATTGTGGCTACAATCACAGGAGCAAAATCCGCCACTGGTAAGGTTTTAGCCATTCGTGCTGATATGGACGCATTGCCAGTTCAAGAAGAAAATAAGGTATCCTACTGTTCCCAACGGGATGGAATAATGCACGCCTGTGGACATGATGGACATACTGCGATCGCATTGGGAACAGCATATTACCTACAAAAACACCGTCAAGACTTTAGTGGTCAGGTAAAAATCATCTTTCAACCAGCAGAAGAAGGACCTGGTGGAGCTAAACCAATGATTGATGCGGGAGTATTAAAAAATCCCGATGTGGATGCTATTATTGGTCTCCACTTATGGAATGATCTGTTGGTGGGCACTGTGGGAGTGCGTCCAGGTCCTTTTATGGCGGCGGTGGACTTTTTTAACTGTACAATTTTAGGTAGGGGTGGACATGGAGCTTTACCTCATCAGACCATTGATTCGGTTGTGGTTGTAGCTCAGATTGTGAGTGCTTTACAAACTATTGTAGCTCGGAATGTCAACCCCCTGGATTCAGCAGTGGTGACCATTGGTGAACTTCATGCTGGTACAAGGATGAACGTAATTGCTGATACTGCGAGAATGAGCGGGTCAGTGAGGTATTTTAATGGTCAATTGGCAGAATTTTTCAAGCAGAGAATCACGGAAATTATCCGGGGGATTTGTGAAAGTCATGGAGCTAATTACGAGTTAGAATATACACATCTTTATCCCCCTGTAATCAATGATGGGGGGATGGCACAATTGGTGAGAAAAGTAGCAGAACAAGTGGTAGAAACACCTGGGAATATTATCCCTGAATGTCAAATTATGGGTAGTGAGGATATGTCATTTTTCTTGCAAGAAGTTCCAGGTTGTTATTTCTTTTTAGGTTCTGCTAATCCTGAAAAACAGTTAAACTACCCCCATCACCATCCCCGCTTTGACTTTGATGAAATAGCTTTAGCAATGGGGGTAGAAATCTTTGTGAGATGCGTGGAGAACTTCTTAATACCGCAGAATTAA
- the ychF gene encoding redox-regulated ATPase YchF, whose protein sequence is MLKAGIVGLPNVGKSTLFNAVVANAKAEAANFPFCTIEPNVGVVAVPDDRLNVLAKLASSEQIIPARVEFVDIAGLVKGASQGEGLGNQFLSHIREVDAIVHVVRCFENDDIIHVSGSVDPVRDIDIINLELGLSDLAQIERRIERSRKLARTSKDAQFEITVLDKLVAALNEGKLVRQVSLTPEEAGVIKNLGLLTSKPIIYAANVAEDDLATGNDFVEKVRAVAAQENAQVVIVSAQVEAELVELPDADKFDFLASLGVQEGGLKSLIRATYALLGLRTYFTSGPKETRAWTIHAGMSAPQAAGVIHSDFERGFIRAETVAYDDLVTHGSINAAKEKGLVRSEGKEYIVQEGDVMLFRFNV, encoded by the coding sequence ATGCTAAAAGCTGGAATAGTTGGACTTCCCAACGTCGGAAAATCAACTCTATTTAACGCTGTAGTCGCTAACGCTAAAGCGGAAGCTGCTAACTTTCCATTTTGCACCATAGAACCGAATGTAGGCGTTGTTGCAGTACCGGATGATCGGTTAAACGTCCTGGCCAAACTGGCCAGCTCTGAACAAATTATACCTGCACGGGTTGAATTTGTGGATATTGCTGGTTTGGTGAAGGGTGCTAGTCAGGGTGAAGGGTTGGGAAATCAATTTTTGTCTCACATCCGGGAAGTGGATGCTATAGTGCATGTGGTCCGTTGTTTTGAAAATGATGATATTATTCACGTTAGTGGTTCGGTGGATCCAGTACGGGATATTGACATTATTAATTTGGAACTAGGTTTGTCAGATCTAGCTCAAATTGAAAGACGCATAGAAAGATCACGCAAGCTGGCACGGACTAGTAAAGATGCACAATTTGAAATTACGGTTTTAGACAAATTAGTAGCAGCTCTCAACGAAGGTAAATTGGTTCGTCAAGTCAGTTTAACTCCAGAAGAAGCTGGGGTGATTAAAAACCTAGGACTGCTGACTAGTAAACCGATTATCTATGCTGCTAATGTAGCTGAGGATGACTTAGCTACAGGTAATGACTTTGTGGAGAAGGTACGAGCAGTTGCAGCACAGGAAAATGCTCAAGTGGTAATAGTCTCCGCTCAGGTGGAAGCTGAGTTAGTGGAATTACCTGATGCAGATAAGTTTGACTTTTTAGCATCTTTAGGTGTGCAAGAGGGTGGTCTCAAATCTTTGATTCGTGCTACCTATGCTCTTTTAGGTCTACGGACATATTTCACCTCTGGACCCAAGGAGACCCGCGCTTGGACTATTCATGCAGGAATGTCCGCACCTCAAGCAGCGGGTGTCATTCACTCTGATTTTGAGCGGGGATTTATTCGCGCAGAAACCGTTGCTTATGATGATCTGGTTACCCATGGATCTATAAATGCTGCTAAGGAAAAGGGTCTGGTCAGAAGTGAGGGTAAGGAATACATTGTGCAAGAGGGAGATGTGATGTTATTCCGATTTAATGTTTAG
- a CDS encoding 4a-hydroxytetrahydrobiopterin dehydratase, with product MTAQKLNEIEIAQALKSLPGWQVQGGKLSKEYKFKDFATALGWMVKVGVYADTLGHHPEWFNVYNRVVVNLATHDLGDVISNLDVELARKMEESF from the coding sequence ATGACAGCACAAAAACTTAACGAAATCGAAATAGCCCAAGCTCTCAAAAGTTTACCCGGATGGCAAGTTCAAGGGGGTAAGTTATCCAAAGAATATAAGTTTAAAGACTTTGCTACTGCTTTGGGTTGGATGGTCAAGGTGGGTGTTTATGCTGATACTCTAGGACATCATCCAGAATGGTTTAATGTTTATAACAGAGTAGTGGTTAATCTCGCTACCCATGATCTAGGTGATGTTATTAGTAATTTAGATGTGGAACTGGCACGAAAAATGGAAGAGAGTTTTTAG
- the rpsD gene encoding 30S ribosomal protein S4 encodes MSRYRGPRLRIVRRLGELPGLTRKSARRAYAPGQHGQNRKKRSEYAIRLEEKQKLRLNYGLTEKQMLRYVRKARRVTGSTGQVLLQLLEMRLDNTVFRLGMAPTISAARQLVSHGHVTINGRVVNIASYQCRPGEEIGVKDKEASRKLVENNLQYPGLANLPNHLEFDKNKLAGKVNGVIEREWVALQVNELLVVEYYSRQA; translated from the coding sequence ATGTCTCGATATAGAGGTCCGCGCCTCAGAATTGTGCGCCGTCTGGGGGAATTACCAGGATTAACTCGCAAAAGTGCCAGACGTGCTTACGCACCCGGGCAACACGGTCAAAACCGTAAGAAAAGATCTGAGTATGCTATCCGTCTGGAAGAAAAGCAAAAACTCCGATTGAATTACGGTTTGACGGAAAAGCAAATGTTACGCTATGTTCGCAAAGCCAGACGAGTCACTGGATCTACTGGACAAGTGTTACTTCAGTTATTGGAGATGCGCTTGGATAACACAGTTTTTCGATTGGGAATGGCCCCCACTATCTCAGCAGCAAGACAATTAGTCAGTCACGGTCATGTGACGATAAATGGAAGGGTGGTCAACATTGCCAGTTATCAATGTCGTCCAGGAGAGGAAATTGGGGTTAAAGATAAGGAAGCATCCAGAAAATTAGTAGAAAATAATTTGCAGTATCCTGGATTGGCTAATCTTCCTAATCATCTGGAATTCGATAAGAACAAGTTGGCTGGCAAGGTCAATGGTGTGATTGAGCGGGAATGGGTGGCACTGCAGGTGAATGAACTGCTGGTTGTGGAATACTATTCACGTCAGGCATAA